The proteins below come from a single Oerskovia jenensis genomic window:
- a CDS encoding GNAT family N-acetyltransferase translates to MGTGTMTNKLARTWSVSKPWPVTLREDATDGSVVLRPLRRKDGHAWMTLRARNASWLERWEATSPRPGAGGGPPTFGEYVRILSAQARAGTTLPFAVELDGELVGQLTVSSITYGSLCSASIGYWVGEHVAGRGVIPTAVAMSIDYCFQVLGLHRIEINIRPENGPSLRVVEKLGLRDEGVRERYLHIQGQWCDHRTFAITTEEVPDGLLTRWQERRRDAP, encoded by the coding sequence ATGGGCACGGGAACAATGACCAACAAGCTCGCGCGGACGTGGAGCGTGTCCAAGCCGTGGCCGGTGACGCTCCGCGAGGACGCGACCGACGGCAGCGTGGTCCTGCGGCCGTTGCGCCGCAAGGACGGGCACGCGTGGATGACGCTGCGCGCCCGCAACGCGTCGTGGCTCGAACGCTGGGAGGCGACGTCGCCCCGACCCGGCGCGGGCGGTGGACCACCGACCTTCGGCGAATACGTGCGCATCCTCTCGGCCCAGGCGCGGGCGGGCACGACGCTGCCGTTCGCGGTCGAGCTGGACGGCGAGCTCGTCGGACAGCTCACCGTGTCGAGCATCACGTACGGGTCGCTGTGCTCGGCGAGCATCGGGTACTGGGTGGGGGAGCACGTCGCAGGACGCGGTGTGATCCCGACCGCGGTCGCGATGTCGATCGACTACTGCTTCCAGGTCCTGGGGCTGCACCGCATCGAGATCAACATCCGCCCGGAGAACGGCCCGAGCCTGCGCGTCGTGGAGAAGCTGGGCCTGCGTGACGAAGGGGTGCGTGAGCGCTACCTCCACATCCAGGGGCAGTGGTGCGACCACCGGACGTTCGCGATCACGACCGAGGAGGTCCCGGACGGGCTGCTGACCCGCTGGCAGGAGCGACGTCGCGACGCCCCATAG
- a CDS encoding penicillin acylase family protein → MSADVPAGVHGDPPPPVPAARRGGSRARRGIIAVAGLVVLLLVAVSVFAVVTVRRPLPQTDGTLTLTGLDAEVSVLRDAQGVPQIYADTSEDLFRAQGYVQAQDRFFEMDYRRHVTAGRLAELVGDSQVAIDADKVTRTFGWRLVAEEEWKILAPETKSYLQAYADGVNAYIEDRDPSEIALEYTVLGMSVSMPDPEPWDPIDSLAWLKAMAWDLRGNYDDELERAIAYGGFAGAPSGAQDPAKVAQDVARVGALFPAYPAQANLPILDPSEVPTTSEPVQVEGAEQTAYAPTLAGSELQSAVESADAALAAVPVLVGRGEGTGSNSWVVSGEHTTSGKPLLANDPHLSLQAPGVWAQVGLHCNEVGPACGFDVSGFSFAGFPGVIIGHNADLAWGLTNMGADVTDFFIERVRDDTYLRGDDWEPLETRTETIKVNGGEDVELTVSSTVHGPIVSTVLPMDKVAASPTEGTPLGDYEVSLRWTALEPGRTADAVFAFNLAADAQDMKAAAALFEVPAQNIVFATTDGHIGYQAPGRIPVRASVEGPVPSDGTWPRPGWDERYDWTGYVPAAQMPGVVDPEEGFIVAANQAVLPAGTTPFLTTDWDYGYRSQRIRTLLEQEIDSGRKVDARTMNEIQNDDWSPYAAALVPLLLEQDIENSKGVRNAFAAEGQDLLADWDQHMDKDSAAAAYFAAVWRNLLEITFWDDLPESIRPAGGSRWLAVVQNMLADETNAFWDDRQTVSVVETRDEVLNRAITSARLDLTTELSKKTSDWEWGKLHTLSLGHLVLDDDAVPGFVRAYVNPRTVAMPGGSSIVNATSWDAASGSFEVTSGPSMRMVVDLDDLDASTWVTVTGASGHPASKHYEDQLGTWAAGETYAWPFTADAVRAATKDTLTLVP, encoded by the coding sequence GTGTCTGCTGATGTCCCCGCCGGAGTTCACGGCGACCCCCCGCCGCCCGTCCCTGCTGCCCGACGGGGAGGTTCTCGTGCCCGTCGGGGCATCATCGCCGTCGCCGGCCTCGTGGTCCTGCTGCTGGTCGCGGTCTCGGTGTTCGCGGTCGTCACCGTCCGCCGGCCGCTCCCGCAGACCGACGGGACCCTGACCCTGACGGGCCTCGACGCGGAGGTCAGCGTGCTCCGTGACGCGCAGGGCGTGCCGCAGATCTACGCCGACACGTCCGAGGACCTCTTCCGCGCCCAGGGGTACGTCCAGGCGCAGGACCGCTTCTTCGAGATGGACTACCGCCGCCACGTGACCGCGGGACGGCTGGCCGAGCTCGTCGGCGACAGCCAGGTCGCGATCGACGCGGACAAGGTCACCCGCACCTTCGGCTGGCGCCTGGTCGCCGAGGAGGAGTGGAAGATCCTGGCCCCCGAGACCAAGAGCTACCTCCAGGCGTACGCCGACGGCGTCAACGCGTACATCGAGGACCGCGACCCGAGCGAGATCGCGCTCGAGTACACGGTGCTCGGCATGAGCGTCTCGATGCCGGACCCCGAGCCCTGGGACCCGATCGACTCGCTCGCGTGGCTCAAGGCCATGGCCTGGGACCTGCGCGGCAACTACGACGACGAGCTCGAGCGCGCCATCGCCTACGGCGGCTTCGCGGGCGCCCCCAGCGGCGCCCAGGACCCCGCCAAGGTCGCGCAGGACGTGGCTCGCGTGGGTGCGCTCTTCCCCGCGTACCCCGCCCAGGCGAACCTCCCGATCCTCGACCCGTCCGAGGTGCCCACCACGAGCGAACCGGTCCAGGTCGAGGGCGCGGAGCAGACCGCGTACGCACCCACCCTCGCAGGCAGCGAGCTCCAGTCGGCCGTCGAGTCGGCCGACGCCGCGCTCGCCGCGGTGCCCGTGCTCGTGGGGCGCGGCGAGGGCACGGGGTCCAACTCCTGGGTCGTCTCGGGGGAGCACACGACGAGCGGCAAGCCGCTGCTGGCCAACGACCCGCACCTGTCCCTCCAGGCCCCCGGCGTCTGGGCCCAGGTCGGCCTCCACTGCAACGAGGTCGGCCCCGCGTGCGGCTTCGACGTCTCGGGGTTCTCGTTCGCGGGCTTCCCCGGCGTGATCATCGGTCACAACGCCGACCTGGCCTGGGGCCTGACGAACATGGGAGCGGACGTCACGGACTTCTTCATCGAGCGCGTGCGGGACGACACGTACCTCCGGGGCGACGACTGGGAGCCCCTCGAGACCCGCACCGAGACCATCAAGGTCAACGGCGGCGAGGACGTCGAGCTCACGGTCAGCTCGACGGTCCACGGCCCGATCGTCTCGACCGTGCTCCCCATGGACAAGGTCGCGGCCTCCCCGACCGAGGGCACGCCCCTCGGCGACTACGAGGTCTCGCTCCGGTGGACCGCGCTCGAGCCCGGGCGCACCGCGGACGCGGTCTTCGCGTTCAACCTCGCGGCGGACGCGCAGGACATGAAGGCCGCTGCGGCCCTCTTCGAGGTCCCGGCGCAGAACATCGTCTTCGCGACCACGGACGGGCACATCGGCTACCAGGCGCCGGGCCGGATCCCGGTACGGGCCAGCGTCGAGGGCCCCGTGCCCTCCGACGGCACGTGGCCGCGGCCGGGCTGGGACGAACGCTACGACTGGACCGGGTACGTGCCCGCCGCGCAGATGCCCGGAGTGGTCGACCCCGAGGAGGGGTTCATCGTGGCCGCGAACCAGGCCGTCCTCCCGGCCGGGACCACGCCGTTCCTCACCACGGACTGGGACTACGGCTACCGCTCCCAGCGCATCCGCACCCTCCTCGAGCAGGAGATCGACTCGGGCCGCAAGGTCGACGCCCGGACCATGAACGAGATCCAGAACGACGACTGGAGCCCGTACGCCGCGGCTCTCGTGCCCCTGCTGCTCGAGCAGGACATCGAGAACAGCAAGGGGGTGCGCAACGCCTTCGCCGCCGAGGGGCAGGACCTCCTGGCCGACTGGGACCAGCACATGGACAAGGACTCGGCCGCGGCCGCGTACTTCGCCGCGGTGTGGCGCAACCTTCTCGAGATCACGTTCTGGGACGACCTGCCGGAGAGCATCCGCCCCGCGGGCGGCAGCCGCTGGCTGGCCGTCGTGCAGAACATGCTCGCGGACGAGACCAACGCGTTCTGGGACGACCGGCAGACCGTGAGCGTCGTCGAGACCCGTGACGAGGTCCTCAACCGGGCGATCACCTCGGCCCGCCTCGACCTGACGACCGAGCTGTCGAAGAAGACCAGCGACTGGGAGTGGGGCAAGCTGCACACGCTCTCCCTCGGTCACCTGGTCCTCGACGACGACGCCGTCCCGGGGTTCGTGCGTGCCTACGTGAACCCGCGCACGGTGGCCATGCCGGGCGGCTCGTCGATCGTCAACGCGACGTCGTGGGACGCGGCCTCGGGCAGCTTCGAGGTCACCTCGGGGCCCTCGATGCGCATGGTCGTCGACCTCGACGACCTCGACGCCTCGACCTGGGTCACCGTCACGGGCGCCTCGGGGCACCCGGCGTCGAAGCACTACGAGGACCAGCTCGGCACCTGGGCCGCGGGCGAGACGTACGCCTGGCCGTTCACGGCCGACGCCGTGCGCGCCGCGACCAAGGACACGCTGACGCTCGTCCCCTGA
- a CDS encoding 5-formyltetrahydrofolate cyclo-ligase gives MSGPVQPYPLHGSIEPEDAKEILRKAIRTARSARTERRRDEAALAIADVIETIPDVLSARCVATYAARPTEPGTTAMLERLSARGVRVLLPVLGAGLQRDWAEFDGAHDLQVRAPGRPPEPSGPTLGAAALADADVVIAPALAVDSNGVRLGQGGGWYDRALEHVRPGTKVIAVVFPEEVYDATDRPLPLEKHDRTVDAVATPLGWRWLGQD, from the coding sequence ATGAGTGGCCCGGTTCAGCCCTATCCCCTGCATGGAAGCATCGAACCCGAGGACGCGAAGGAGATCCTCCGAAAAGCCATCCGCACCGCCCGATCCGCCCGCACCGAGCGCCGCCGCGACGAAGCGGCCCTGGCCATCGCCGACGTGATCGAGACCATTCCCGACGTCCTGTCCGCACGCTGCGTCGCGACGTACGCGGCGCGTCCCACCGAGCCCGGCACCACGGCCATGCTCGAGCGGCTCTCCGCACGCGGCGTGCGCGTGCTCCTGCCGGTCCTCGGCGCGGGGCTCCAGCGCGACTGGGCCGAGTTCGACGGCGCGCACGACCTCCAGGTCCGCGCCCCGGGCCGGCCCCCCGAGCCGAGCGGTCCCACGCTCGGCGCGGCTGCGCTCGCCGACGCGGACGTCGTCATCGCGCCCGCGCTCGCAGTCGACTCGAACGGCGTCCGCCTCGGGCAGGGCGGCGGCTGGTACGACCGCGCGCTCGAGCACGTGCGCCCCGGTACCAAGGTGATCGCGGTCGTCTTCCCCGAGGAGGTCTACGACGCGACCGACCGCCCGCTGCCCCTCGAGAAGCACGACCGCACGGTGGACGCGGTCGCGACGCCGCTCGGCTGGCGCTGGCTCGGTCAGGACTGA
- a CDS encoding vitamin K epoxide reductase family protein, producing the protein MSDVPHDDQIFEPSSIKGFRHSRQWVFGTMLVSALISLTASFVLSYDAVLLAANPAAELSCNVNEVLSCGAVGVAWQSSLFGFPNAFLGLIAEPVVITIAVASLGGVRFPRWFMFSAQVVYALGLIFAYWLFYQSMFVIGALCPWCLLVTLSTTLVFMTLLHWNIIEGNLYLPAKAQERALAFVRADADVFLTATWVVLMIAGVLLKHGSKIFG; encoded by the coding sequence ATGAGCGACGTTCCGCACGACGACCAGATCTTCGAGCCGTCGAGCATCAAGGGGTTCCGGCACAGCAGGCAGTGGGTGTTCGGCACCATGCTGGTCTCGGCGCTGATCAGCCTGACGGCCTCGTTCGTCCTGTCCTACGACGCGGTCCTGCTCGCGGCGAACCCCGCTGCGGAGCTCTCGTGCAACGTCAACGAGGTCCTGTCCTGCGGGGCCGTCGGCGTCGCGTGGCAGTCGTCGTTGTTCGGCTTCCCCAACGCGTTCCTGGGGCTGATCGCCGAACCCGTGGTCATCACGATCGCGGTCGCGAGCCTTGGTGGGGTGCGGTTCCCGCGCTGGTTCATGTTCTCGGCGCAGGTCGTGTACGCCCTGGGGCTGATCTTCGCCTACTGGCTCTTCTACCAGTCGATGTTCGTGATCGGTGCGCTGTGCCCGTGGTGCCTGCTGGTCACGCTCTCGACGACGCTCGTCTTCATGACGCTGCTGCACTGGAACATCATCGAGGGCAACCTGTACCTGCCGGCGAAGGCGCAGGAGCGTGCGCTGGCGTTCGTCCGGGCGGACGCGGACGTGTTCCTGACCGCGACGTGGGTCGTCCTGATGATCGCGGGCGTCCTGCTCAAGCACGGGTCCAAGATCTTCGGCTGA
- a CDS encoding alpha/beta hydrolase, with the protein MPIGYLVPVLLVACCTTASLSPARRPPRLGRLSFRMSVLVNEQPFALLLVLGAVTAWALAEGDLGSTGGRVGLALAVLTAFGLLVVARRGLLAVPALDRALVDGLRTRPGRVTTRGLPWTRILLAPFAVRRRDVERLADLLYGADEHGGGGGGGEVGGGGSEEVGNRDSRGREHRLDVYRPRSRPADGPTLVYFHGGGYVSGRKELEARAMLSHLASQGWVCVSANYGLRPTTNFPGHLVDAKRVLAWVQARGAAYGADPHRVLVAGSSAGAHLASLAALTPGDPRFQPGFEDSDTSVAGVVCLYGYFGEYYGSGRDRGVESAPGDYLRSDAPPFLVVHGDQDTLVAVEGARRFVADLREVSAGPVVYAELPGAQHGFDLFHSVRFDAVVTAVEEFAGRVVATRDRAPEASVERREES; encoded by the coding sequence ATGCCGATCGGGTATCTGGTCCCCGTCCTGCTCGTCGCGTGCTGCACGACCGCTTCGCTGAGCCCGGCCCGGCGGCCTCCGCGCCTGGGACGGCTCAGCTTCCGGATGAGCGTCCTCGTCAACGAGCAACCGTTCGCCCTGCTGCTCGTCCTGGGGGCCGTGACCGCCTGGGCGCTCGCCGAAGGAGACCTGGGGTCGACGGGTGGACGCGTCGGGCTCGCCCTGGCCGTCCTGACGGCGTTCGGCCTGCTCGTCGTCGCCCGGCGCGGCCTGCTGGCGGTGCCCGCGCTCGACCGCGCCCTGGTCGACGGTCTCCGCACACGGCCAGGGCGCGTCACCACCCGCGGACTGCCCTGGACGCGGATCCTCCTGGCCCCGTTCGCGGTGCGACGACGCGACGTCGAACGCCTGGCCGACCTGCTGTACGGCGCGGACGAGCACGGCGGGGGCGGCGGGGGCGGCGAGGTCGGCGGGGGCGGTAGCGAGGAAGTGGGCAACCGTGACTCACGCGGCCGCGAGCACCGGCTCGACGTCTACCGCCCCCGGTCCCGCCCGGCCGACGGCCCCACGCTCGTCTACTTCCACGGCGGCGGGTACGTGAGCGGGCGCAAGGAGCTCGAGGCCCGCGCGATGCTCTCGCACCTCGCGAGCCAGGGGTGGGTGTGCGTGAGCGCGAACTACGGCCTGCGCCCGACGACGAACTTCCCCGGCCACCTGGTCGACGCCAAGAGGGTGCTGGCCTGGGTCCAGGCCCGCGGTGCTGCGTACGGGGCCGACCCGCACCGCGTCCTCGTCGCGGGCAGCTCGGCGGGCGCGCACCTCGCGTCGCTCGCGGCCCTGACGCCCGGCGACCCGCGGTTCCAGCCCGGCTTCGAGGACTCCGACACGTCCGTCGCCGGGGTGGTGTGCCTCTACGGCTACTTCGGCGAGTACTACGGGAGCGGCCGCGACCGGGGCGTCGAGTCGGCGCCCGGGGACTACCTGCGCTCCGACGCTCCGCCGTTCCTCGTCGTGCACGGCGACCAGGACACCCTGGTCGCCGTCGAAGGTGCACGGCGGTTCGTCGCGGACCTTCGCGAGGTCTCGGCCGGCCCGGTCGTGTACGCCGAGCTCCCCGGCGCGCAGCACGGGTTCGACCTGTTCCACTCGGTGCGGTTCGACGCGGTCGTCACGGCGGTCGAGGAGTTCGCGGGGCGTGTGGTGGCGACGCGGGACCGGGCGCCGGAGGCGTCTGTCGAGCGGCGCGAGGAGAGTTGA
- a CDS encoding M23 family metallopeptidase codes for MSWHRPNAPSGKITSPFGPRGPIPGAPNASRDHLGVDLRAGTSGVSSDIYAAAPGTVRRIYKTPLGAWVLELDHGGGVWTRYAHMQRAGIAVAAGARVAGGQRVAAASNSGAPTVHLHFEVLVDGRQVDPVPYLRARGIDLTTTTVSRPGASMGQVSTPTIPGRPAPLTPVQEDDMLLIRDNKTGAVMLVLGGIGSAVSGPDYAAYQRAGIPVVGVSAEGYDTATKRYLHR; via the coding sequence ATGTCGTGGCACCGTCCCAACGCCCCCAGCGGGAAGATCACCAGCCCGTTCGGCCCTCGCGGCCCGATCCCGGGCGCGCCAAACGCGTCCCGCGACCACCTCGGTGTCGACCTGCGCGCCGGGACCAGCGGCGTCTCATCCGACATCTACGCCGCCGCGCCCGGCACCGTGCGCCGCATCTACAAGACGCCGCTCGGCGCGTGGGTCCTCGAGCTCGACCACGGTGGCGGCGTGTGGACCCGGTACGCGCACATGCAGCGCGCCGGGATCGCCGTCGCCGCCGGGGCCCGGGTCGCCGGCGGGCAGCGCGTCGCCGCGGCCTCCAACTCCGGCGCCCCGACCGTCCACCTGCACTTCGAGGTCCTCGTCGACGGCCGCCAGGTCGACCCCGTCCCGTACCTGCGGGCACGCGGCATCGACCTCACCACCACGACCGTCTCGCGCCCCGGCGCGAGCATGGGCCAGGTCAGCACTCCCACCATTCCGGGGCGCCCTGCCCCTCTCACCCCCGTCCAGGAGGACGACATGCTGCTCATCCGTGACAACAAGACCGGCGCTGTGATGCTCGTCCTCGGCGGCATCGGCTCGGCCGTCTCTGGCCCCGACTACGCGGCCTACCAGCGCGCCGGCATCCCCGTCGTCGGCGTCAGCGCCGAGGGCTACGACACCGCCACCAAGCGCTACCTCCACCGCTGA
- the mscL gene encoding large conductance mechanosensitive channel protein MscL: MKNVINGFKDFVLRGNAIDLAVGVVIGAAFSQLVTAIVDFLINPLIGAIFGKPDISSLWDITLRGAHDGVPASVLSVGGILNALLQFLIVAAALYFVIVLPMNHLAARRKKGEEAAPAAPAEDVLVLQEIRDLLAAQSAPGAGPAGPATGTGPFGGPTDGLSGR; encoded by the coding sequence ATGAAGAACGTCATCAACGGCTTCAAGGACTTCGTGCTCCGCGGCAACGCGATCGACCTCGCGGTCGGTGTCGTGATCGGTGCTGCGTTCTCCCAGCTCGTCACGGCGATCGTCGACTTCCTCATCAACCCGCTCATCGGGGCGATCTTCGGCAAGCCCGACATCTCCAGCCTCTGGGACATCACCCTCCGGGGCGCCCACGACGGCGTCCCCGCCTCGGTCCTCTCCGTGGGGGGCATCCTCAATGCTCTGCTGCAGTTCCTGATCGTCGCCGCAGCCCTCTACTTCGTCATCGTGCTGCCCATGAACCACCTGGCGGCCCGCCGCAAGAAGGGTGAGGAGGCCGCCCCCGCGGCCCCGGCCGAGGACGTCCTGGTCCTCCAGGAGATCCGCGACCTGCTCGCGGCGCAGAGCGCGCCCGGTGCCGGTCCCGCGGGCCCTGCGACAGGCACCGGCCCGTTCGGAGGCCCCACCGACGGTCTCAGCGGCCGCTGA
- the cpaB gene encoding Flp pilus assembly protein CpaB, producing the protein MAPPASTAPHVPGRRASTARRRLRALVWRSRLVALALGCGLVAAVVVERLSPPPPDTRPVVVSARDVDAGTVLDEKDVRVVHVAAPLAPDTALTRVSDAVGRTTSVALPPGQALTPSLVAAGDLAATAPAGTVVAPVRLSDPDVAALLHPGDRVDLLASTGSTGSTGDPANGAGAHLARRALVLAGAPPSPSEGGLLGGTGPEGGVTLVAVLPEEAAALAGVGEWGGLSVVLVP; encoded by the coding sequence ATGGCTCCTCCTGCATCGACCGCCCCGCACGTGCCGGGTCGCCGTGCGTCCACGGCCCGACGGCGGCTGCGCGCCCTCGTCTGGCGCTCGCGCCTCGTAGCCCTCGCCCTGGGCTGCGGGCTGGTCGCCGCCGTCGTGGTCGAGCGGCTGAGCCCGCCCCCGCCGGACACCCGCCCCGTGGTCGTGTCGGCACGCGACGTCGACGCGGGCACGGTGCTCGACGAGAAGGACGTCAGGGTCGTCCACGTCGCCGCCCCCCTCGCCCCGGACACCGCGCTGACCCGGGTGAGCGACGCCGTCGGGCGGACCACCTCCGTCGCGCTGCCGCCCGGCCAGGCGCTCACCCCCTCGCTCGTGGCCGCGGGCGACCTCGCGGCCACCGCCCCTGCCGGGACCGTCGTGGCACCCGTGCGACTGTCCGACCCCGACGTGGCCGCGCTGCTGCACCCCGGCGACCGGGTGGACCTGCTCGCCAGCACGGGGAGCACCGGGAGCACGGGCGACCCGGCGAACGGGGCCGGGGCTCATCTCGCGCGGCGCGCCCTCGTGCTGGCCGGCGCCCCGCCCTCGCCCTCGGAAGGTGGACTGCTCGGCGGTACGGGACCGGAAGGTGGCGTCACGCTCGTCGCCGTGCTGCCCGAGGAGGCTGCGGCGCTCGCCGGGGTCGGGGAGTGGGGAGGGCTGTCCGTGGTCCTGGTGCCGTGA
- a CDS encoding FmdB family zinc ribbon protein gives MPTYAYTCTACGHAFDIHQAFTDDALTVCPECGGRLRKVFSSVGVTFKGSGFYRTDSRSSKSSSTGSTTPATPAKSSDSSSGSSSGSSAGSSSSGGSSSTGTSSSSTPSAS, from the coding sequence GTGCCCACCTACGCGTACACGTGCACTGCCTGCGGCCACGCCTTCGACATCCACCAGGCGTTCACCGACGACGCTCTCACGGTGTGCCCCGAGTGCGGCGGCCGCCTGCGCAAGGTCTTCTCGTCGGTCGGCGTGACCTTCAAGGGCTCGGGCTTCTACCGCACGGACTCGCGTTCCTCGAAGTCGTCGAGCACGGGCTCGACCACGCCCGCGACGCCCGCCAAGTCGTCCGACTCGTCGAGCGGCTCGTCGAGCGGATCCTCGGCCGGCTCGTCGTCGAGCGGCGGTTCGTCCTCCACGGGGACCTCATCCTCCTCGACGCCGTCCGCGAGCTGA